The genomic stretch AATCCGCCTCCTTCCTTAAAACACCATGCGGAGTTTATGACAAACCCAAGCTGTTATATTGGTAGTTgggttgatttatttgtatttatttattttttgcccacCTTCCCCCCCATTCCGCTCAATGAAACAACTATTGGTTTAGATTTGGGATTCTTCCCGATGAAGGCAgagtcatgggggggggggcagcgctgCGCCAGTCGTGGTCTTCGGAACTCGGTCGGGATTCCAACTCGGACTTTCAGCACCCTGGAGAGCGGCACATTTTGGTCCCATGGAGGCTGAGACTTAAAATcctgatatttttttcccccctatccaggcattgtttaaaaaaataaaaacacactcTGCCTTCCTCTTTTTCCGTTCCTGAAATACTTGGATGGTGCGAATGGGCTCACTGCCTGGGTTTTGGCAACAGACTACCTGCATTTTGTACCTTGAAAGTTGGCCAAAAGGCTTGATAAGATTTCTTGGGCAATGCAGTGTACCGGTTAGTTGTAATGGGAGACGGGTCGGTGTGATGTACACATTATTTTGGGGCACTCACGGCTCTTCCAACAGCCAGCATCCCATCCTGGTTataaagaggtgtgtgtgtgtctgtgttttgaGGCTAAATCAGGGTTTTTAGGCAGCAGATCCATTTCTACATAAAACAATCGGGGAATTGTTCCTTTTGAGTCTTTAGTTTATGGAGCTGCTCCGGTCTAAATGGAAAGCGTTTTGCTAAGTACTTTAAGCTAGCATATTATAATTGTTGGAAAGGATGACCTAGTTTTATAGTTCCCTATTGGTGGTATTTAAATCCTAAGGGAAATTACTTTTGAATTTTCATGGGTTTTTCCCCCTCACTGGATGTATCCCGTGTGCCCTCCCAAAAACTGATGTGTTGCCCTgatattgctttttaattaaaaaaaaagtaattcatAAATAAATGGTTTTATGGCAGAGGTTAATTGCCCAGATCTGTCTTCTCTATCCTTGTTTTAGATCACTGTTGTTagccttggtgactttaagatgggtgggcttcagctcccagaattccccagctgacatgcctggatttcagctcccagaattccctagctactCTGCTGGgaccagttcccagaattccctaaccagcaTGCCTGGACTTCAGCTGccataattccccagctagcaaccTATTCTCcgaagtgagaacaattaaccaatggaactgcttgcatctagaagtcgtgggtgctccatgggagagggggaggggggtgtttaagaagagattagacaaccatttgtctgaaatggtctagggtttcctggctgagcagggggttggactagaagacctccaagatcccttccaacttgctattctcttctattcttttatccacatcaaCTACATTAGAAATCTCCAAGTCCCACCTCTGCTCTTTTATTCCCATATCACAGAAAGGAAAGTCGAATTAatattgaccccccccccttcttctttgtggcaatcctttagatattgaaagactgctatcatgtcatcccctagtccttcttgtcaTCAAACTGGGCAGactctggctgaggaattctgggaattgaagtccacaagtcttcaaagttgccaagtttggtgaTCCCCTGCTGTAGAGAGACCTGGGACCACCATTCAGCCAGGGAGAGAGGCCATCTCAATGGTTACGACTTAACGCTACCGAAATTCTCCAGCTCCCATCTTCACATCGGCAAATCTAAACTTGCGAGTGCAAAGTTGAAAAAAGATCAGGGAAGTGACTCCGTGCCAAGCAGATATTGTACTTATATTCCTCTAATTTGGCATCGGGTCTAAAAGAGCTGAGATGCCCAGAGGGTATTTAGGAGACAGCAGCGCTGATGAGGTCCCAAGTTTCTAATTCAGGTCAGGATTGAGCTCCTAAATGAAGGAGGGCAtgcccccaccccaaaataaatacattccaaaCTCATGCAACCAGTAAAGACTAGGAATCATCAACACAACATGTTTAGAAAGGACCAGAAttaattggggtggggggaggtgtagatggggagggagggagggagttgtTTCCTTCTGCTTTATGATTGATGCTTTCTCTTCATTCTGAGTTATTTTTGTTGGAATTGTTATTGTGCAGCCTCTAGTATTATGTAAGCCTTATGTAAGGAAGACTGGCACACCTGAAAACCTTAAGtccttctctctgtcttcctGAGCTGTTAAGAGTCTCAGCTCTCTATGCCAGAGGGGAGGTGGGAGATGTaggaaccccctcccccccagatgATTAACCCCATAATGGCAGACTTCTTTGCAtcagccctccccccccacccctttagtTAGCAATGGTCCTTTTTACAGAatgacagacttggaagggatctaTTCCTGTtcaaaagttttctttcttttaaaacaaacatttcatcattcctcaatcagtaagacatcggagtacaattttttgtctgtcaaaatagttctagtttaccaccaaattcttgcctagcctaatgtatacccctccctccttccccccccaaccctcctcctcctccccccccccccgacttcccagaagccgtacacggtatggatttttaacaaacacagtctaaaatctattgagaaaaaagaaataaagaaattaatgacatctctacattgatcttagcttcttcttgctgagctaactttaaacaatttaaatcatttctgatcttaagcataggctaactggaatttcttggtcccatatttattttgtatatagtcagtccattttttccagtctcgtttacatctctcatttgagtgatctttaagatatgccgatattttagccatctcggctaagtttgcaactttcaatgtccattcttgagttgtaggtaggtcttccttcttccagtattgcgccaccaacagtcttgctgccgttattaggtgcactTGGACGTGGCTGTAGaacctggaagggatcttgaaggtcttctagtccacccccctgtgACTTATTTAAAAACCAACAGTGGGTCTGATAAAGAGGACATGAAAAGGGTAGGGGGAGATTGGATTGTAAGTTGGCCAGAGTCacaggacagaaagagagagaggcagtgAACCAGTTTAAGAAGTAAATAATAGATTTTAAACATATTCACTGTTATTCTGGCTGGAAAGAAGTTTTGCCTAACCCCTTTCTGCCGATATTTGCTTGAACAGCAACAAATGAAGCAGCTGAAAGGCTTTTCTGGGATGGAgatatataaaaataaggaaaatttaATCCAGGGATTagttcaagcttggcaacttttaagacctctggattcccaactcccagaattcctcagcctgcatGCGAggtagcatggctggctggggaattctaagagctgaagtccacagctGTCAGGATTGAAGGACCCTGGTTTAATCGGTCTCATTTCTTCTGGGCTTTTTAGCCTAGGAAGGGAGATCAGACaatgaaaggagaagggaagaaggggaaggaggaaggggaagggagaaagaaaaggaatgaaagaaggagtACAAGGATAGAGGATGAGGCAGGGAGGTGAGGAacaggaaaataaaagagaagagaagattggCACCTCGAAGTGGAGATGCAGGAAGATCATTCCCACAGCAGAGGGATATCCTGCTTTAAATAAGAACTTGCTATGGTTCTCTTGATGTACAACAGCTCAAAATAAATGTGTGTCtcatttgatgaaaagaagggactggggtgacatgatagcagtcttccaataactAAGGGGCTGCCCCACAGAAGAGGGaagtcaacctcttctccaaaccacctgaaggcaggagaaggagcatcgtatggaaactaatcagagagagaagcagtctggaattaaggagaaatttcctaacagcgagaacaattaatctgtggaacaacttgcctccagaagttgtaagttGCCCcatcactggttttttttttaaaagaagatattggataaccatttgtctgaagtggtgtagggtttcctgcctgagcagggggttggactagaagacctccaaggtctcttcccacTCGATATATTGTTCTGTTCTTTTATCCACATCAACTAAATTAGAAAGCTCCGTGCCCCATCACCTCTGCTCTTTTATTCCCACATcacagaaaggaaagttggattAATGTTAGGCCGGTCATGAGCGCGAAACCTAGCAAGCTAACCAAAGCACCCGTGTTTTGCTGCTGAAATTTaggcatgtttaaatatttgGCAGTTTGgaattatttgaatataatgcttTCTCTTTATTTCCCCCAGCGTTTTCGCTGCCCGTACCAACTCAGCTGTCCAAGGACGATGAAACggtaaaggaaagggaaagggagggaaagcgAGGACTGTACagatactcctcgacttacgaccgcaattgagctcaaaatttctgttgctaattgagacaCTTTTGGgtgacttttgtcccattttatgatttttcttgccacgttgCTTAAGGCAATTCCTGCAGTGGTTGAATTAGCCACATGGCTGTTCagggaatctggctcccccattggaAAGAGACTTTCAAAATACCTTTCACCACTAACTTCCTGTTGTCAGGACTCCACCCAGTTCCTTTTAGGatgtttggcctgccacacactctcttattttattatgctttttcactagtggggaattgggagcggggattgtatggagttagatgctatgtagccataacaatattctttctagaaagccaaggtcatcctttgtctctgcacctctgcacctgaccggaactggatgggtggaagctgccagcgtggcagtgggagattggaccatgggatgatggacttgtgggggcaagatcatggactttcagctgggtggaaaacccaggaagctttcagatttgggtttcccacggatgtgccaacatgtctctgtTAATAAATTAATACCcccagagggagaaggaagggagggagtgtatcgggagagaggagtggtagagggggaggggaagtagggtagaggggaatgatggagggaagatggaaagttggaggggggcgaaagaaagggtgtatggagcatcgaagaggtacattgggtttctattttggggggtattgttgacaagaggaatggctgtgtttattgtttaatgttatatggccccggttatgcacagtatatatgtgactgtacgaaatgaaaatggaaaataaaaacacatttacaactaatacccccagagatccggacccttcccactctctcggccttccgaaaggctactaaaacctggctattccggcaggcctggggctgtagACCTCATGGATGAGGTcgagccccgcctagattgagtgcatgacgtgtttcttttttaatatgcttttcttccctatttttaatttttatcctttttagagtttgtattctgtaagccgcccggagtccttcgtgattgggcggcatataaattcattaaatttgaatttaaattggaacttagagcaatactttgccttggactctgatttaattttggatgatatttggaacgctgacgcCTGTCTTCTGATTTTTCTGGCCAGGTGATTAAATGCATCTCAGAAATCTTAGCAGACACCCTGTCCAGATCCAGCCCAATGCCAGTGACCAGCGATTGTATGAAGGTCCTGAGGGAGGGTAAGTGGAGATTtgggcacttcctccttctcTTATCCACAAATGAcattccctcctagcactgatgatgtcacttaGTTGGGTAgcgaaacacctgcaagaaaaccaccaagctcagagagctccaaggacccCCCATAGTTgtcgttgtcctcctcctctctgcaaaccccaggGAGGCTCAGAGGAGACCCTCCCCAGTTTCTTGGGTGGTAAAGGCGACAGGTAGGGGGAACAACGGTAGTTTCACACCTGCAAGATTCTTAGCATTAGAGAAGAGCCGTGGTGGAGCagttggttagaatgcaggctaattctgcccactgttaGCAGttcctgaccgactcaaggttgactcagccttccatccttccgaggtcagtaaaatgaggacccagattgttggggggcaagaggctgactctgtaaactgcttagagagggctgtaaaagcactgcggaggggtatataagtctaagtgataatGATGTTccttccactccctccctccctccctccttcccttctatggtgcgcagtggttagaatgcagcgttgcagactaactctgcccaccgtctggagttcgatcctggaccagctcaaggttgactcagccttccatcctcccgaggtcggtaaaacgaaGACCCGGATtatttgggggcaagaggctgattctgtaaaccgtttagagagggctgtaaagcactgtgaagctgcaTATAAGTcaaagggctattgctattacaatgaaattgaatttgctCATTGGGTGTTAAGCCTACCAAATTTACCCCACGAGGCACCGATCTTGCCTGCCTAAGGGCGATATGCGagctcttatagcaatagcagttagacttatataccccttcatagggctttcagccctctctaagcggtttacagagtcagcattatttcccccacagtccgggtcctcatttcacccacctcggaaggatggaaggctgagtcaaccttgagccggtgagatttgaaccgctgaactgcagataacagtcagctgaagtggactgcagtactgcaccctaaccactgctccacctcggctcttatctgaCCGTCCTCTTGGCAGACTCTCCCTTTTCCGCTCTCCCAAGCTCTTTCCCACCTTCCCTGACCGCAACACTGCATGCTTAAGAGTTGCTTGcgatgtgtgtgtgcgcatgtgcatttGTGACTCTGGGCGTGTTAACACGAGCTCTGTTTCAGACGACAGAGTCCTGACGATGCTCCACCATCGGCATCTGCTGACAGAGTTGGAGGGCCTCGCCCATCAAGGTGAGCAACCTCCATTCTCGTGTTCGGTTCTTTGCCAGGCGAAGATGGAAGGTAAGAGGGCCCTTTTAGGGTGCCAACTCGTGCCTGGGTGTCTCGGGGAGGGGGGCTCGGGAGCTGTACTCTGGACCACTCTCTTTCTCCTGGAAAACAATCCCATGGAAGTGTGGCTAACAAATGTGTTGCTAACTTCaaaactgcaacgattcacttaaccacgctggcaagaaaggttgcaaaatggggcaaaactcacttaacaaatgtatcgcttagcagcagacattttaggctcaattgtggtctaacATGGatgttagacagcagtgagagaATTACAGAAGTCAGAATCGGCCGGATGACGGCGCGAGGGAAGGAATTGTGTTTCTTTACTTTTTAacgctgacttttttttttcttcaacgtCTTCCGTTCATCTCCAGAAAACACAAAGCATCTCCTGGCCCACGAAACCAACCACAATTCTCGGGAAGAAAAGCAACAAGGAGAACTCAAGAAGAGGGGGAAGCCTGCCCAACGGAAGGGAGCTGCCCCTGAGGAGGGGGAAGAGCTCGCTGGCGAAAAGAaagatgtggaggaggaggaggaagaagaagaagaagagaaggaggtgactaagaaggaagagaaatctAAAAACCTAAAGGAGGAAGCCGAGGTCTCCCGAGAGGAAGATCTTCCAGATGCTTTGAAGGGAcgagatgaagaggaagaggaggaggaggaagaggagggagaaataAAGAAGAAGGCTTCCTCAGAGACGTGGCACTCCAAAGAATATTTCGGCCACGTCAAAGAAAGAGGTTCCAGGCCGCCCAAAATCAGAAAGGAAATGCGTGAGGGGgacgaagagaggcaggagaCGGGCAAGAAACGCCCGAGGATGGATGAGGAAGACGGGGAGGAcacctcagaagaagaggagaagaagaaataccATCCTGGAGGAGACAACGATGAGGAGAagtgggaaggagaagaagaagggaggatggCCAAGAGGGTGGCGGAGAAGGCCAGCGACGAGGAGACCGCTCAGTTTGAAGAGGAGGAGCAAGAGAAGGGTCTTAAAAGCTCCAAGGCCAAGGCCCACCTCCACAAAGGGTGGAAGCCATGGCAGGAAGGAGCGGAGGAGAAGAACCACCACAAGGTGAGACACGCCCATCACCATCCATCCCTTGACTTGGACCTCAAGAAGAGGTATGAGAAGGATCGGGTGGATCTGAGGGGCAGACACCACACCACccctgaggaggaggaagaggaggaggaggaagaaaaggtcgCCAGGCAGAGGAAGGTTGGTATCAAGGAAGGAGGAACTATGagctggtttgatttttttttttttaaaggcttcaaATTCAGTTTTGATGGCGTCAGCtttcaaaaaagaagaagggggaataaaatagaaaaataaaaggagtTGGGAAGATCTAGGAGGAAGTGAAGATTTAGGCTTCCAAAAAGTGTTTTTTCCGAAATATGGATCCTTTAGGATAGGTTGATTTtagaacttgtggacttcaactcccagaattccccattctgggagttgaagtcaactcaTAAGTTCATTAGCATGATAGCCAGTCCACTCATCTTATAAGTTCATTAGCATGgtagccagggaattctgggagttgaagtccactcatcttataGGTTCATTAGCATgatagccagggaattctgggagttgaagtccactcatcttataGGTTCATTAGCATgatagccagggaattctgggagttgaagtccactcatcttataAGTTCATTAGCATgatagccagggaattctgggagttgaagtccactcataagTTCATTAGCATgatagccagggaattctgggagttgaagtccactcatcttataAGTTCATTAGCATgatagccagggaattctgggagttgaagtccactcacctTATAGGTTCATTAGCATgatagccagggaattctgggagttgaagtccactcatcttataGGTTCATTAGCATgatagccagggaattctgggagttgaagtccactcatcttataGGTTCATTAGCATaatagccagggaattctgggagttgaagtccactcatgttCATTAGCATgatagccagggaattctgggagttgaagtccactcatcttataGGTTCATTAGCATaatagccagggaattctgggagttgaagtccactcatgttCATTAGCATgatagccagggaattctgggagttgaagtccactcaagtTCATTAGCATGATAGCCAGTCCACTCATAAGTTCATTAGCATgatagccagggaattctgggagttgaagtccactcataagTTCATTAGCATGATAGCCAGTCCACTCATCTTATACGTTCATTAGCATgatagccagggaattctgggagttgaagtccactcataagTTCATTAGCATgatagccagggaattctgggagttgaagtccactcataagTTCATTAGCATgatagccagggaattctgggagttgaagtccactcataagTTCATTAGCATgatagccagggaattctgggagttgaagtccacaccttatAAGTTCATTAGCATgatagccagggaattctgggagttgaagtccactcataagTTCATTAGCATgatagccagggaattctgggagttgaagtccactcataagTTCATTAGCATgatagccagggaattctgggagttggaagtccactcATAAGTTCATTAGCATgatagccagggaattctgggagttgaagtccacaccttatAAGTTCATTAGCATgatagccagggaattctgggagttggaagtccactcATAAGTTCATTAGCATgatagccagggaattctgggagttgaagtccactcataagTTCATTAGCATgatagccagggaattctgggagttgaagtccactcacctTATAGGTTCATTAGCATgatagccagggaattctgggagttg from Thamnophis elegans isolate rThaEle1 chromosome 12, rThaEle1.pri, whole genome shotgun sequence encodes the following:
- the CCER2 gene encoding coiled-coil domain-containing glutamate-rich protein 2 isoform X1 produces the protein MISPETSLLLFFLWPAFSLPVPTQLSKDDETVIKCISEILADTLSRSSPMPVTSDCMKVLREDDRVLTMLHHRHLLTELEGLAHQGEQPPFSCSVLCQAKMEENTKHLLAHETNHNSREEKQQGELKKRGKPAQRKGAAPEEGEELAGEKKDVEEEEEEEEEEKEVTKKEEKSKNLKEEAEVSREEDLPDALKGRDEEEEEEEEEEGEIKKKASSETWHSKEYFGHVKERGSRPPKIRKEMREGDEERQETGKKRPRMDEEDGEDTSEEEEKKKYHPGGDNDEEKWEGEEEGRMAKRVAEKASDEETAQFEEEEQEKGLKSSKAKAHLHKGWKPWQEGAEEKNHHKVRHAHHHPSLDLDLKKRYEKDRVDLRGRHHTTPEEEEEEEEEEKVARQRKAPEVEKLEEIVRELKWAADQLEELKTG
- the CCER2 gene encoding coiled-coil domain-containing glutamate-rich protein 2 isoform X2, whose amino-acid sequence is MISPETSLLLFFLWPAFSLPVPTQLSKDDETVIKCISEILADTLSRSSPMPVTSDCMKVLREDDRVLTMLHHRHLLTELEGLAHQENTKHLLAHETNHNSREEKQQGELKKRGKPAQRKGAAPEEGEELAGEKKDVEEEEEEEEEEKEVTKKEEKSKNLKEEAEVSREEDLPDALKGRDEEEEEEEEEEGEIKKKASSETWHSKEYFGHVKERGSRPPKIRKEMREGDEERQETGKKRPRMDEEDGEDTSEEEEKKKYHPGGDNDEEKWEGEEEGRMAKRVAEKASDEETAQFEEEEQEKGLKSSKAKAHLHKGWKPWQEGAEEKNHHKVRHAHHHPSLDLDLKKRYEKDRVDLRGRHHTTPEEEEEEEEEEKVARQRKAPEVEKLEEIVRELKWAADQLEELKTG